GATACGCGCGCAAGTAGCGCCGCCGGCGTGACCCCGTGGTGGACGCCGACTCGAAGCGCCGCCACCAAGCCCAAGGAGACGGCCTCCCCGTGGGTGAAGCGCGCGAACGCCGTCTCAGCTTCCAAGGCGTGGCCGACGGTGTGCCCCAAGTTGAGCACGGCCCGCAACGACGACTCGCGCGGATCACGGCTGACGATTCGAGCCTTCACCCGAACACAGCGCTCCACCACCTCCGCCAGCCAAGCGCCGTCCTCGCGTGAAAAGGTGGCCGCGGCGCCCTCCAACATTTCGAACAAGCCGACGTCCCCGATCAGCGCGGTCTTCACGGCCTCGGCCAAGGCGCTGCGAAAGCCGCGCTCGGGCTCCGTGCTCAGGAACTCCGTGTCGCACACCACGAACCGCGGCTGCCAGAAGGAGCCGATTGCGTTCTTCATGTCCAGGAAGTCCACACCGGTCTTGCCGCCAACCGAGGCGTCCACCATCGACAGCAGGGTCGTAGGCACGACGCCCCAACTGACGCCGCGCAACCAAGTCGATGCGAAGAAGCCAGCGACGTCCGAGACGACTCCGCCGCCCAGCGCCACCACCTCGAGCGATCGATCCAGCGAGAGCTGCGCTCCACGAGTCCACAAGTCCCGCACTGTGTCGACGGTCTTGGTCGGCTCACCAGCTGGGATGACCGCGAGATGCACTTCGCCGCCGAGCCAGCGGCTGACGGCGTCCGCGTAGCGCGGCCCGACGTTGTCGTCCGTCACCAGCAACCGCGACCGGCGCCCAGCGGCTACCCGCTCGAGGCCGGACGCCGCGCACCCCCGGCCGACCTCGACGGCGTAGCTAGCCTCGCCGCATGCCACCGCCACCAAGTGACGGGGTGCGAGGGCGCAGACCTTCTCCGCGACGTCGTCGACTGAACACCCGTCGGTGGCGACGCGCGCGTGAGCCTCGGCGTAGGAAGCTCCGCGCAGCTCCAGCAAACCCTCGACGCGACCTGCGTCGGGTACCGCACCCAGCAGTGGTCGCGCCCCGGCCTGTGAGCGCGCAACGACCTCGTCAACCCTGGCCGTCAAGCTGACCAGGGTGCAGCGCTCGAGCACGGCCAGACGCAACTTTCGATCGAGCAGCGCGCCACCGCCCACGGCCACCACGACCTCGGGCTCCAGCAGGACATCCTCGAGTAGCGCCTGCTCGCGGCGGCGAAAGCCTACCTCGCCCTCACGCGCGAAAAGATCGCTGACGCTCACACCAGCCCGCTGCGCCACCAGGTCGTCCAAATCGACGAACGGGCGCCGCAAGCGTTCGGCAACCCGCCGCCCAACGCTCGACTTGCCCGTTGCCATGAAGCCGCTGATCACCAGGGGGCGCATGCGGGGAATATGCCCGAAAAGGGCCGGGTCACCCAGTCGTCGCAAATCCCCGGCAAGGGGATAAGATGTCGGCCTTGGCCCGCTCCGCATCCCGGGAACGCCCTCAGGGCTGCTACGTCAACGTCCGGGTCACCACGCGTGCATCGACGAACCGAGTGGTAGGAGAAAAGGATGGTGTGCTCGCCGTCGCCGTGGCTGCGCCTCCCGTCGATGGCGCCGCCAACGCGCAGGTGATCAAGCTGCTGGCCAAGGAGTACGACGTGCGCAAGAGTGCGATCACGATCGTCAAAGGCGAGAAGTCACGGGACAAAGTCGTGTTCGTCGAGGGCGTGACCGTGAGCATACGCGGCGGAAAGGGGACGTGAGTCTTGCGCTTGAACTTCGACAAGTACGAAGGCCTTGGCAACGACTTCATCGTCGTGGAGGCAGCGCCCTCGCAGCTTCACCCCCACGCCCAAGCCCTATGCGACCGGCACTTCGGTGTCGGAGCAGACGGTGTTCTTGCGGTACACGCTCCCCACAGCGCCGGTGCCAGGGCCACGATGACGGTACTGAACGCCGATGGCTCGAAGCCGGAAATGTGCGGCAACGGATTGCGCTGTGTAGCGCTGCACCTGGCTCGACGCGACGACGCGCCCGCCATCAACTACCTCGTCGACACCGATGCGGGCGCCTTCGCTTGCGCCGTCGAGCGCGACGGGGAGCGCGGCGCGCATGTGCGCACGGCGCTGGGCAAAGGCTCGCGCCGCGAGGACCATGAAGCCGTGCTGGACGGTGAGCGCATGCGCTTTCAGTGCGTGTCCATGGGAAATCCTCACGCAATCGTCTTCGATCGAGCTGCCTCCATCGAACAGATAGACCGCTGGGGGCCACAGGTATCCGCGGCGTTCGCCCAGGGCTCGAACGTGGAGTTCGCCTGGCAGCGAGGCTCGGGTCGCTTCGACCTCATCGTGTGGGAGCGGGGCGTGGGCAGAACCCTCGCGTGCGGAACTGGCGCCGCTGCTACTGCCGTCGCCGCGGTTCTGAGCGGCAAAGCCGAATACGACACGCCCCTGGGAATTCACCTGCCTGGCGGCCGTTTGGAACTGACCGTCAACCGGGCCCTCGACGTCCAACAGCGTGGCCCGGCCCGCCACGTGTATTCCGGCATCATCGAGGTACCGTGAGCGATAGCGAGTACCCGCCTACGTCGTCTCGTGGGGTGCTGGTCGTGACCAGCGACCCCGCGACGGTGGAGGTGTTCCGAAGTTCCCTCCGCACCCACAGCGAGGCTCCGAGCTTCTCTGACGACCTCGACGAAGCGCTGGAGCGTGCGCAGGCCGAGATCCCGGAAGTCGTGTTCGTGGACGTCAGCCTGGGTGGGGGCGCTGGTGTCGCGCTGATTCATCACTTGAAGGCAGCGACTCGAGATGCCCGAGTGGTGGCCATGGTTCCCCCTTCCGGAATCGAGCTCGGTGCCCAAGCGCTGTCCTTGGGCGCCAGCGCGATCGTGCTGGCTCCACCCGCCGGAGACGAGATCCTCTCTGCGGTCGGGCAAGCCCGCAGCCACCGCGCGGAAACGGAGCTGCGAGCCCGACTGGAAACCGAAAGTCGCGCCGCCAAGCTGGAGTCGGAGCTGGCGCGCGACCTCTCGGCTCTGGGCGCCCTGGGGACTCGCCGCGCCATCGCGGAAACGCTCATTCGGCTGATGCGTGAGAAGCTCGGCGCTCGCGTGGCTGCGGTGTTCGTTCCAGCCTCGGACCGGTCGCGGGAGCTGTTGCGCATCAGTGAACAAGGCTTGGACCAGGCCCCCGCCGTCGCCGATGAGCTCGGCATCATGGCATTTGGTGCGGAGAACAAGCTGGAACTCAGTCGTCTGGAGTTGGGCGGTGAAGCAGCTGGACTGATCTTGCACGCCGGTCTGGAATGGCACGGGTCGCGTCGCTCCGCACTGATGGACCTGGTTCGCGTGCAGGCCGCCGCGGCATTGGCGTTGGTCACCGCGCGTGAACAGGCGATGCGTGGAGCGATCAAGGATCCGGGGTCCAGCGCCTACACCTTCGCCTACTTCGTCGACGTAGCAGGGCGTGAGATCGACAAGTCTCGCCGCCACCAGCGACGCTTTTCCCTGCTGACCCTCAACCTGGAGGACCCCGAGAGCCCCGAGGCATTGAGTGTCGAGCTGGCGGAGCGCGTGCTGTCCACGGTGCGAGCCAGCGACGTATTGGCACGCGTGGACGAGCGCGAATTCTACGTGCTGCTGCCCGAGACCGGCGGTGTCGGTGCCTACACTTGCCGGCGGCGTTTGCTCTCCAAGCTGGGCACTCGCGCCGGCCGCCGCGGCGAGGGCATGAAGTTGGCGGTGTCCCTCGGAACCGCGACCTATCCCCACGACGGACTGGATCTCTCCGCGCTGTTGCGCCGAGCGAAACGACGCGCCGAAGCCGGTGCACGAACCCTGACCCGTGGCGTGGACCTCGAACCGCGGAATTCCGAAGAGTCCCTGGACAGCTTGTTTTGGGCCGTGGCCGAGTTGGGCGCCCACGCGGATCTGGACGGCCCGCGGCTCATCGAGTTGCCCTTGATGGATCTGGTCGGGCTGTCCACCGCGGTGGTGCGCGAGGCAGCCCGCGGCGGCGCGGCTCTCGTGATCGCAACCCAAGGCAAGGGGGTCAGTTTGGGCGCGATGGTACGCAGCGCACTACCTGAGCGTCAGGGATTGGAGCTGCGACTGATCGACGCAGAGCGCCTGGGCCTGGGAATAGAGGCCCTCGCCGTGGTGGCGGAACACGGCACCTACGCGCTCCTGGGCCGCAAGGAGCGCACCCTGGTGCGAGCGATCCACGCGTCGGATCCTGGGCTGGCAGACTTGGTGGTCGACCTGTTGGAGTGCGCGGACTGATGTCACGAAGCGTGGTGCTGATCGATCCCGACCTGGAAGCCCTGGGGGCTCTCGCCTCTGCGCTTCGCTCGCGTGGGCTCAGTGTCGTGGTTGCCGATGGCTGGGGCTCCGCCAAGGAGCGCATCCGCGCTGGCGCGCTCGATGCGGCCATCTGTGCCGCATCGGTGCAGCCCGAACCCGTGGACATTCCATGTTTGCGCATCGGCGGGCCGAGCAGCGACCCGCTGTCCGTCTCCGCCGATCCCGATGACGTAGCGCGACGCCTGTTGGCGCTGCCGCCACGACGCGCGCCCGTGGCCGCGGACAAGGGCGACTTCCGTGGCGATCTCGCCAAAGTCAGCCTGGTCGACCTATTGCAGCTCTTGGGCATGAATCGCCGCACCGGCGCGCTGACCCTGACCACACCCGTTGGCGCGGGGGAAATCCGCCTGACCGAGGGCGAGATCACCGACGCAGCGTATCGGCGTCTCGAGGGCGAAAAGGCTCTCTATCGCTTGCTAGGCGAAGGAGACGGGACCTTCGCCTTTTCTTCCGGCGCGCCGAGCGCGCTGCGACGCATCGAGCAACCCCTGAACAACCTCTTGATGGAGGGACTGCGTCAGCACGACGAAGTGAAACGCGCCTGCCGCGAACTCTGCGGAGAGGGGGATGCCGTGTTGGCGACCGCTACGCCCGAAGACGACGACCCCGACGTGCAACGCGCGATTCTGCTCTGCAGCCAATCGCCGCGCTCCTTGGAGGAGGTGTTGGACGAAGTGCCGGCGCTGGACCTCGACATCGTCAAAGCCATCGCCGAGCTACTGGCCGCGCGCCGCGTGCGTACGATCGCATCGGGAGCCGAGCGAGTACCCTTTGCCGGGGGTGAGCAGGCCGCCCTGGTCAGCGCCATGGCGGCGCGCTTGGTCAGCATTGGGTTCGAAGGCGGCGCGCGGTTGGTCATTGCGGGGAGCTCCTCCCAGCTGGCGGCCGCTGCGCACGCCATGCGCCGGATCGTCGAAGCGTCGCCTCTTGCGGATGGTACGCCGGCGGCCCCTGTGCCCCACGTCTTGGCGACGCTCAAGCTGAGCGAGGGTGCGGACCTGGAGATCGTGGGGCTGCCGCTGCTCAAGGCCTTTGCCCCGTTGTGGCCCATGAGCATTGCCGGTGCGGCGGGCGCCATCACTTTGGAAGCCGGGCCGCAGCCGGAGCTAGAAGAAGCCTGCGGCGCCGCGGGCGTTCCCCTGGAGCAAGCAGGGCAAGGCCTCGACGCGGCGGATCCTTCCCAGCTCGCCACGATGATGCGCCAAGCTCTCGACGCCGCGAGCGGGCGCAAATAAGGAAGACACGATGTCGAGTGAAGCCTCGAAAACGACGAAGAAACGCATCGCGCTCATCGGTGGGGACGGGATTGGTCCCGAGGTCATCCGCGAGGCCAAGCAACTCCTGGAGTGGTACATCTCCGATCGCGGGTTGCCCATCGAGCTATGGGAGCTGGATCTCGGCGCCGAGCGCTTCTTGCGCGACGGCACGACCTTTCCAAAGGAAATCCACATCGCCATCCAGCGCGAATGCGCAGCGGTGTTGCTGGGGGCGCTCGGCGACCCACGCGTGCCGAGCATGGAGCACGCCCGCGACATCCTCTTCGGAATGCGCTTCGGCTTCGACCTCTACGCCAACATCCGGCCCGTGCGCGCCCTGACGGACCGCCTCGTGCCGCTGAAAGACCGCGACAAGCGCGACGTCGACATGGTCGTGTTCCGCGAGAACACCGAGGGCGCCTACGCGGGCGTAGGCGGACAGCTGAAGCGAGGCACCAAGGACGAAGTCGCGATCAACGAGGACATCAACACGCGCAAGGGTGTGGAGCGCATCATCCGCGCCGCGTTCGAGTACGCAAAGCGCACCGGTCGTCACCGTGTGCACATGGCTGACAAGAGCAACGCACTGCGGCATGCCCACGAGCTCTGGCTGCGCGTCTTCGACGAGGTGCGACGGGAGTACACGGAAATCGAGGCCGTGCACGTCTACGTCGACGCCCTGTGTCTCTACTTGCTGCAGGACCCCAGCCAGTTTCAGGTGATCGTCACCAACAACCTGTTCGGTGACATCGTCACGGATCTCGGCGCTGGACTGCAGGGCGGCATGGGCATGGCGGCGAGCGCGAACATCCACCCCGCGGATCCCGGCCGGGTCGGACTCTTCGAGCCCGTGCACGGTTCGGCGCCAAACCTGGTTGGCAAGAACATGGCGAACCCCTTCGCTGCCATGCTCAGCGTCGGAATGATGCTGAGCTATCTGGGCTGGCCGGAAGAAGAGGCGCGAATCGAGGCTGCCGTGGCTCGCGCCGTGGAAGCGCGGGAATGCACCCCGGACGTTGGCGGCGCGCTGCGCACTCAGGAGGCCGGAGCGGCCGTGCGCCGCTTGATCGCCGAAAGCTGAGCTTTTTGCGCCAAAGGTCCTCGGTTCGCCCCGACTTTCGGCGAGAACACGCCGGGGTCCGACCGAACGCCCGAAAACTCTGCCAAATCCGCGGCGTGTGATACGGCCACGGGCATGATGGAGGCCCAAGAACCGATCCAAAGCCTCACCCCCGAGTCCGAGGCCCGCGCCGAGTTCGTGACCAGCATCGGTCGCCGCCTCGCCGCTCTGCGTGCCGCGTTGCGAGAACTGGAGGCGGATCCCCGGTCCTCGGCGCGACGAGACGGCGTATTGCGTCGCCTGCACGCGTTGGCGGCAGCCAGTCGAGTGCTCGGGTTCGAAGCGGCGGCCCAGGCGCTGAGCGGCGCCGAGGATTCCTTGTTCCGCAGCGCCGCCCGCGGCGAAGTGTTGGTCAAGGACCTGGCCGAAGTGCTTCGCGCCCTCGACCAGGTACCAGCGCTGGTGTGGGGTGGCGCGCCGGAAGATACGCCCGCCAGCGGCGTGGAGACGTCCAGCGAGGCGCACCCCGTGCATTGCGTCGCCTTCGTCGACGTGGCGCTTCAGCGCGCGATGGACGCGAATCGCGCTGTCGCGCACTTCGACCACGACGCCACCGATGACGCGCCTCGTGCCATCGATCTCGTGCGGGCGACCGGGCCCGATGTCGTCATCGTCGATGTCGACAAGAGCGGCGCGTCGGAGTTGGTGGATGCGCTGCTCACAGATGACCTGGTCGAGCCCTTCGCCCTCGTGGTCGTGGGCACCTTGCGCGGCAGTGAGAGCGCCGCGGCCTTCGTCGCCCGAGGCGCCAAACGCGTGCTGCCGAAGCCGGTCAGCCCCGATGCGCTGGAGCGCGCGGTGCTGTCCGTCGCGCGCCGCGGCGCGGAATCGGCGACCAGCCACGAACCCCTGGGTGACATCACCCTTGAAGAACTCTCCACTCGCATTGCGGCCGAGGTTCGTCGTGGCCTGGTGGAATCCCAGCGCGCCGCCGCTCCCGCCAATACCGTCCCCTTCGGGGAGGGCGTGGACGTGTTGGCTGCCGTATGGTCGGCAGTGGCGCGCGTTCGGGAGATCGCCACGATGCGCTCGGGGGGCAACTTGCGCTTCGAATCCCTGGGACCCGAAGGCGCAGTTCCCCTAGCGCCCTGGGTCAGTACCGAGCGTCGCGCTGGCGAACGCAACCCGCGTGCTCAGCGATCTCGAGACGGCGTGCGACTGGAAGGGCGGCTCGCCGTCGTGGCCGACGACGATCCCTCCGTGGTCTGGTTTCTCTCGGGCCTACTCAAGTCCGCGGGCGTGGAGGTGCTCGAAGCACACGACGGGCGCCGCGCCCTGGAGCTCACGCTCTCACGCTGGCCCGACTTGGTCGTCAGCGACGTGCTGATGCCGAAGTTGGACGGCTTTTCCCTGTGTCGCGCGATCAAACGCGATGTGGCCGTGCGTGACGTCCCGGTCGTGCTCCTGTCGTGGAAGGAAGACTTGCTCCAACGCCTCCGCGAACTCGGTGCGGACGCCGACGCCTACCTTCGCAAAGAGGCGGCCGGCAACACCGTGCTCGAGCGAATCCGCGAAGTGATGCGCCCCCGCGCCCGAGTGGAAGCACGCATCGCCGGCGGGGAAGTGGTGCGCGGCCGATTGGATGGCCTGACGCCACGCCTGGTGCTCGAGCTAGCGGGGGCCCGCCATCGCGACTGCCGCGTCTCTTTTCGAGATTCCGTCTACCTCTACGAAGTGGACATCCGCGGCGGCAATCCCGTGCAGGCCACGCGCACTGCGACGGATGGCAGCTTCGCGCGCGGGGAAAAAGTCATCGCGGCACTCTTGGGCATCGGCGCAGGGCGTTTCAGCATTGCGCCCGAGTCCTCGGCTTGTCGCGGAGAACTGACGCAACCGCTGCCGGACTTGCTTGCGCCGCACATCCTACGCGCGCGTCGCGCGCAAGAAGCGGTGGTCAGCAGTCTGGACCGCATCGACGAGATCCGCATCGACGCAGAGGCCATCAGCGCCTACCAAGCCGCGACACCAGACCCCGCGCTGCGTCTGTCGCAGCGGCTCACCGCCGGCGAGAGTCCTGCGGAGCTGTTGCGAGACTCCGCGACGGATCGCCACGCGCTGGAAGCCGTTCTTCTCGATGTTGCCCGACGGGGAGCCGTACTGGGCATGACGGTATCTGGGCGGGCCATCGACTTGGAGGCGCCGATGGAAGACATAGCGGCCGCCGAGCCAGTCCACTCGCCGCCGCCGCAGTTCACTCTCGAGCTGTCCCCCGGATACTCGGAAGGTGCGCGCATGCCACCGACGACGGAGCTGTCGCCGCAGTGGCCGATGGATCCGAACGTGACGCCGGGACTGAACTTCGACGAGCACGCATCCGGCTTCCGTGACGAACCTGGAACCTTTCCCGGGGTTGGGCCTGGGAAATCACGTACTGCACCGGGCCCGGAGGTCGAAGCGAAGCCCCTGGCGGCGGCAAACGTCGTTCCGACCTCGAGCGAATCGCCGAAGGATGCCGTCGACGGTGCATGGGATGAAGACGAAGGCGCCGCAGAAGGCCCCGAAGCAGCTGCAGATGAGGCCGATGCGGCCGATCGCGCAGCGGAAAGCGCCGACGCGGGCCTGAGGTCGAACGAAACGGCCTCGAGCGGAGCCCGAGACGAAGCCGACGCACAAGCAAAAGACGTGGAGAGGGACGACATGGCCAGTGCAACGAATCAGGCTGAGGATCTCGGATTCCCGCAAGTGAAGCGGGTTGCGTTCCCTCCGCGCGCATCCGGGCCTGCGCCGAGCACGAATACCAAGCCGTCCTTGGGCGCTGAAGCCGCAACAGCGCTCGATAGAGTCGCCGATGGGGACGAAAGCGACGACAGGGACGACGCCGAGGTGCAGCGGGCGCCAAGTGCAGCGCCAAGCGTCGAGTCGAAATCCGCACCGGTCCCCGCAGCCGCCTATGAAGGTGATGCGGACGACGCGGACGACGAACACGACGCGGACGACGAACACGACGCGGACGACGAACACGACGCGGACGAGAACGACGCCGACGACGCGTCGGCGGAGCGGGGCCCCGCGCCGCGGGACGCAAGCGCTGCTGGCGCTGCGACGAGCGCGGCGTCGAAGTCGCAACCGGCATCCGAAGCGCGCAAACCCGAGCCCGCGACTCAGCGCTCTGGCGCGC
This genomic stretch from Polyangiaceae bacterium harbors:
- a CDS encoding DUF167 domain-containing protein; the encoded protein is MARSASRERPQGCYVNVRVTTRASTNRVVGEKDGVLAVAVAAPPVDGAANAQVIKLLAKEYDVRKSAITIVKGEKSRDKVVFVEGVTVSIRGGKGT
- the aroB gene encoding 3-dehydroquinate synthase — translated: MRPLVISGFMATGKSSVGRRVAERLRRPFVDLDDLVAQRAGVSVSDLFAREGEVGFRRREQALLEDVLLEPEVVVAVGGGALLDRKLRLAVLERCTLVSLTARVDEVVARSQAGARPLLGAVPDAGRVEGLLELRGASYAEAHARVATDGCSVDDVAEKVCALAPRHLVAVACGEASYAVEVGRGCAASGLERVAAGRRSRLLVTDDNVGPRYADAVSRWLGGEVHLAVIPAGEPTKTVDTVRDLWTRGAQLSLDRSLEVVALGGGVVSDVAGFFASTWLRGVSWGVVPTTLLSMVDASVGGKTGVDFLDMKNAIGSFWQPRFVVCDTEFLSTEPERGFRSALAEAVKTALIGDVGLFEMLEGAAATFSREDGAWLAEVVERCVRVKARIVSRDPRESSLRAVLNLGHTVGHALEAETAFARFTHGEAVSLGLVAALRVGVHHGVTPAALLARVSSVLERMGLPVSADPALLDASLGRMRRDKKRVGNSYRFVVAHDVGDVRLVELTEQAIAASLGFRSA
- a CDS encoding response regulator, with amino-acid sequence MMEAQEPIQSLTPESEARAEFVTSIGRRLAALRAALRELEADPRSSARRDGVLRRLHALAAASRVLGFEAAAQALSGAEDSLFRSAARGEVLVKDLAEVLRALDQVPALVWGGAPEDTPASGVETSSEAHPVHCVAFVDVALQRAMDANRAVAHFDHDATDDAPRAIDLVRATGPDVVIVDVDKSGASELVDALLTDDLVEPFALVVVGTLRGSESAAAFVARGAKRVLPKPVSPDALERAVLSVARRGAESATSHEPLGDITLEELSTRIAAEVRRGLVESQRAAAPANTVPFGEGVDVLAAVWSAVARVREIATMRSGGNLRFESLGPEGAVPLAPWVSTERRAGERNPRAQRSRDGVRLEGRLAVVADDDPSVVWFLSGLLKSAGVEVLEAHDGRRALELTLSRWPDLVVSDVLMPKLDGFSLCRAIKRDVAVRDVPVVLLSWKEDLLQRLRELGADADAYLRKEAAGNTVLERIREVMRPRARVEARIAGGEVVRGRLDGLTPRLVLELAGARHRDCRVSFRDSVYLYEVDIRGGNPVQATRTATDGSFARGEKVIAALLGIGAGRFSIAPESSACRGELTQPLPDLLAPHILRARRAQEAVVSSLDRIDEIRIDAEAISAYQAATPDPALRLSQRLTAGESPAELLRDSATDRHALEAVLLDVARRGAVLGMTVSGRAIDLEAPMEDIAAAEPVHSPPPQFTLELSPGYSEGARMPPTTELSPQWPMDPNVTPGLNFDEHASGFRDEPGTFPGVGPGKSRTAPGPEVEAKPLAAANVVPTSSESPKDAVDGAWDEDEGAAEGPEAAADEADAADRAAESADAGLRSNETASSGARDEADAQAKDVERDDMASATNQAEDLGFPQVKRVAFPPRASGPAPSTNTKPSLGAEAATALDRVADGDESDDRDDAEVQRAPSAAPSVESKSAPVPAAAYEGDADDADDEHDADDEHDADDEHDADENDADDASAERGPAPRDASAAGAATSAASKSQPASEARKPEPATQRSGAPLPATKSIDFPSKSAPRQDARPAEKKAAAAKPQEDKGSGLMSALKVVAVMGVAGAASFGLVTWVRGLSVDANGAAPAASATALPTAPNPAAPPTTPVAKPAAAADVKIETLPLPPGIELAAGKGLLEVAITDKDAIYVDDTFVGRGPLKRVPLEPGEHQVKLRRPGEESVHAVKIDAGSRTRLSAEDSK
- a CDS encoding DUF4388 domain-containing protein, which translates into the protein MSRSVVLIDPDLEALGALASALRSRGLSVVVADGWGSAKERIRAGALDAAICAASVQPEPVDIPCLRIGGPSSDPLSVSADPDDVARRLLALPPRRAPVAADKGDFRGDLAKVSLVDLLQLLGMNRRTGALTLTTPVGAGEIRLTEGEITDAAYRRLEGEKALYRLLGEGDGTFAFSSGAPSALRRIEQPLNNLLMEGLRQHDEVKRACRELCGEGDAVLATATPEDDDPDVQRAILLCSQSPRSLEEVLDEVPALDLDIVKAIAELLAARRVRTIASGAERVPFAGGEQAALVSAMAARLVSIGFEGGARLVIAGSSSQLAAAAHAMRRIVEASPLADGTPAAPVPHVLATLKLSEGADLEIVGLPLLKAFAPLWPMSIAGAAGAITLEAGPQPELEEACGAAGVPLEQAGQGLDAADPSQLATMMRQALDAASGRK
- a CDS encoding isocitrate/isopropylmalate family dehydrogenase, which produces MSSEASKTTKKRIALIGGDGIGPEVIREAKQLLEWYISDRGLPIELWELDLGAERFLRDGTTFPKEIHIAIQRECAAVLLGALGDPRVPSMEHARDILFGMRFGFDLYANIRPVRALTDRLVPLKDRDKRDVDMVVFRENTEGAYAGVGGQLKRGTKDEVAINEDINTRKGVERIIRAAFEYAKRTGRHRVHMADKSNALRHAHELWLRVFDEVRREYTEIEAVHVYVDALCLYLLQDPSQFQVIVTNNLFGDIVTDLGAGLQGGMGMAASANIHPADPGRVGLFEPVHGSAPNLVGKNMANPFAAMLSVGMMLSYLGWPEEEARIEAAVARAVEARECTPDVGGALRTQEAGAAVRRLIAES
- a CDS encoding response regulator, giving the protein MSDSEYPPTSSRGVLVVTSDPATVEVFRSSLRTHSEAPSFSDDLDEALERAQAEIPEVVFVDVSLGGGAGVALIHHLKAATRDARVVAMVPPSGIELGAQALSLGASAIVLAPPAGDEILSAVGQARSHRAETELRARLETESRAAKLESELARDLSALGALGTRRAIAETLIRLMREKLGARVAAVFVPASDRSRELLRISEQGLDQAPAVADELGIMAFGAENKLELSRLELGGEAAGLILHAGLEWHGSRRSALMDLVRVQAAAALALVTAREQAMRGAIKDPGSSAYTFAYFVDVAGREIDKSRRHQRRFSLLTLNLEDPESPEALSVELAERVLSTVRASDVLARVDEREFYVLLPETGGVGAYTCRRRLLSKLGTRAGRRGEGMKLAVSLGTATYPHDGLDLSALLRRAKRRAEAGARTLTRGVDLEPRNSEESLDSLFWAVAELGAHADLDGPRLIELPLMDLVGLSTAVVREAARGGAALVIATQGKGVSLGAMVRSALPERQGLELRLIDAERLGLGIEALAVVAEHGTYALLGRKERTLVRAIHASDPGLADLVVDLLECAD
- the dapF gene encoding diaminopimelate epimerase, with the protein product MRLNFDKYEGLGNDFIVVEAAPSQLHPHAQALCDRHFGVGADGVLAVHAPHSAGARATMTVLNADGSKPEMCGNGLRCVALHLARRDDAPAINYLVDTDAGAFACAVERDGERGAHVRTALGKGSRREDHEAVLDGERMRFQCVSMGNPHAIVFDRAASIEQIDRWGPQVSAAFAQGSNVEFAWQRGSGRFDLIVWERGVGRTLACGTGAAATAVAAVLSGKAEYDTPLGIHLPGGRLELTVNRALDVQQRGPARHVYSGIIEVP